One window from the genome of Engraulis encrasicolus isolate BLACKSEA-1 chromosome 16, IST_EnEncr_1.0, whole genome shotgun sequence encodes:
- the smim18 gene encoding small integral membrane protein 18 — MSMNISEGELPWRPEMPLKNVQLQVQELYPFHDGWNVACFVILMVFILTVLSLAALAFMYELLDCGCFAKGKTVRELREERGALCRDTSHTEVV; from the coding sequence ATGTCCATGAACATCTCAGAGGGAGAGTTGCCATGGCGACCAGAGATGCCGCTGAAGAACGTGCAGTTACAGGTTCAGGAGTTATACCCATTCCACGATGGCTGGAACGTGGCCTGCTTCGTCATCCTGATGGTCTTCATCCTCACCGTCCTCTCCCTCGCTGCACTAGCATTCATGTATGAGCTGCTGGACTGCGGATGCTTTGCCAAGGGCAAGACAGTGCGGGAACTGCGCGAAGAGAGAGGCGCTCTTTGCAGGGACACCAGCCACACAGAGGTGGTGTAG